AGGAGCGCATGGCCCGCCACCTCATCACGCAGCTGCGCGAGGACCGGGCCGCGGGCCGCCTCCCCACACCGGAGTCCGAGGAATGAGCGCCGACGTCGTGCTCGTGGATCCGGCGGCGCTGTCTGACTTCATGGCGGACGCCGTCCGGGAGTACACGGCGTGCACGCCGGAGCTCCCGCCGCGCAGCTGGGCCGTGCTGCTGGGGCGCTTCACGGACGACGCGATGCACGTGGAGCGCGTGGGCTTCGCCACCAACATCCGCGAGACGGACGACTCCGTGCTCCAGGAGTTCGACGCAGCCATCATCCCCCGCTTCGGCGCCTGCTACGCCAATGGCCGGCGCGGCTACTGGTGCGAGCCCCGCGAGTTGCTGCGCATCACCGCCGAAGCCGAGGCCGAGGGGCTGGAAGTGCTCGGCTCCATCCACCTGCACCCGGACTGGCACCGCATCGGCCCGCCCCACGAGCGGGGCCTGCGCGTCAGCCAGGAGCCCACGCCCATGGACCGGCACCTGTTCCAGGGCAGCGGCTGGCCGCTCAACATGATCCTCTACCTGGAGCGGAGAGAAGGCAGGCTCTACCACTCGCTCGGAGCGTGGGCCCCGCCCGCCGACACAGCGCCCGAAGCAGGCTGCCGTGCGCTCGCCATCCGAGTGCGCACTCCGGAGAGGGGCGTAAGGTAGCGGCAATGACCGTCACCTCCTCCCTGCTGACGTTCCTCGTGGCCGCAGGCATCCTCGCCATCACCCCCGGTGTCGACACCGCCATGGTCCTGCGCACCTCCGCGATTGAAGGCACGAGGCGCGCGGGCTTCGCGGCCCTGGGCATCTGCCTTGGATGTCTCGTCTGGGGCGGGGCGGTCGCACTGGGGCTGGGCGCGCTGCTGGCGGCCTCGCAGCTCGCCTACACAGCGCTCAGTTGGGCAGGCGCGGCCTATCTGGTGTGGCTCGGCATCGGGCTGCTCCGGAAGCCTCGTTCGAGCTTCGTGGCCGATGACGCCGTCCACGGCGCGGAGGTCCAGCATGGAGCGATGGACTGGCTGCGCCGGGGAGTGCTGACCAACGTCCTCAACCCCAAGGTGGGGGTGTTCTACGTCACCTTCCTGCCGCAGTTCGTGCCCCCGGACGTTCCGGTCGTGGCCTACACGTTCGGCCTCGCGGCCATCCACGTCGTGGTGGGCGCCATGTGGTTCGCGCTCCTCATCAGGGTGACGGCACCGCTCGGTCGCGTCCTCCGGCGCCCTGCCTTCATGAAGACGATGGACCGTTTGACGGGGTGCGTGTTCATCGCGTTCGGCGCGAAGCTCGCGCTGTCCCGTCGCTAAAAAGATGAGCCGCCTGGGGCATGTGCCTCCAGGCGGCTCATTCCACTGCACTGCCTCAGCCCCGCCTACGCAGCGGCGTCAGGCGCCTGCTGGAGCTCCGCGGCGTCACTGGTGGCCACGGTGCGCGTCTTGGCGATGAGCAGGTAGATGGCCGGCACGAAGTAGAGGGTGAAGAGCGTGCCCAGCGCCATGCCCGTCACCAGCACGAGCCCGATGCTGTTGCGCGCCGCCGCGCCCGGGCCCGACACCAGGACGAGCGGGAAGTGGCCCGCGACCGTGGCCACCGTCGTCATCAGGATGGGACGGAGCCGCTCGGAGGCGGCTTCCTTCACCGCCTCGAGCTTCGATTTGCCCTCCTCCTGGAGGCGGTTGGCGAAGTCCACGATGAGGATGCCGTTCTTCGCGATGAGGCCCACCAGCGTCACCAGACCCACCTGCGAGTAGATGTTGAGCGTGGTCGTGAAGCTGTCCGTGAAGTACGGCATCATCGGGTTCGGCATCCGCAGGAACGTGGTCACCAGCGCGCCAAAGAGCGCCAGCGGCACCGACCCGGCGAGGATGATGAGCGGATCCCGGAAGCTGTTGAACTGGGCCGCGAGCACCAGGAAGATCAGCACCACCGCCAGCCCGAACGCCGGGGCGAACGAGTCACCCTCCGTGCGCAGCTGCCGGGACTCGCCCGTGTAGTCGATGCGGTAGCCTGCGGGCAGGATGCGCGCGGCCTCCGTCTCCAGGTACGTGAGCGCCTCGTCCAGCGGGCGGATGGCCACGCCGCTGAGCTTCACCGCATTGAGCTGCTGGAAGCGGTTGAGCGACCGGGGCGCCACCTTGTCCTTGAGGGACGCGATGGCCGACAGGGCCACGAGCTTGCCGTCGGGACCGGTGACGTGGATGTCCTTGAGCTGCTCCGGCGTGAGGCGGGAGGAGCGCAGGACCTGCGGGATGACCTTGTAGCTGCGGCCGGCGATGTTGAACCGGTTGACGAAGTTGCCGCCCACGGCGGACCCCAGGTCCTGGCCCACGGTGCCCAGGTTCAGGCCCAGCTGCGCCACCTTCTCGCGGTCGACCTCCAGCTCCGACTGGGGCTGGTCCAGCTTCACGTCGATGATGGGCGGGAAGGCGAACAACCCGCTCTGCGTCGCCTTCTCCTGGAGCTGCTGCGCGAAGCCCAAGAGCTCGTCCGCCTCCGCCGTGGAGGCGATGACGAACTCCACCGGGAAGTTGCCACCGCCCGGCAGCGCGGGGGGCTGGAGGGTGAACGTCTGGACCGCCGGGATGGTGTTCACCCGCTCCTGCGCCTCCGCCATCACCTGCGCCGTGGTCCGCTGGCGCTCCTTGAACGGCTTCAGCACCAGGCCCCAGAAGCCGTTGCTCGGCTGCACGATCTGGAAGTTGAAGCTGGACTCCGGCATGTCCATCAGCAACTCGCTCGTCTTGGTCACGGACGGCTTCAGCTGATCCAGGGTGGAGTTGGACGGCGTGCTCATGATGCCGATGACGAAGTCCTGGTCCTCCACGGGCGCCAGCTCCCGGGCCGACTGGTTGAACATCACCAGCGCGAGCAAGCTCAGGAAGATCCACGCCGCGTAGATGGGCCCGCGGACGAGCAGCGAGCTGTCCAGGGTGCGGGCGTACGCGGCCCGCAGGCGCTCGAAGCCGCGGTTGATGACGCCCGCGAGTCCCATGTCCTCGTGGCCCGCCTTCAGGAGCACGGAGGACATCATCGGGGAGAGCGTCAGCGCCACCACGCCTGACAGGGTCACCGCGCCGGCCAGCGTGAGCGCGAACTCGCGGAACAGCGAGCCCGTGAGCCCGCCCTGGAAGGCGATGGGCGCGTACACCGCGGCGAGCGTGAGCGTCATGGCGATGATGGGCCCCACCAGCTCGCGCGCGCTCTTGATGGCGGCGTCCACCGGGCGCAGGCCGGCACGCAGGTGGCGCTCCACGTTCTCCACCACGACGATGGCGTCGTCCACGACCAGGCCTACTGACAGCACCACCGCGAGCAGGGTGAGCAGGTTCACCGTGAAGCCGAACACCTGCATCAGGAACACCGTGCCGATGAGTGACACCGGAATGGCCACCACCGGCACCAGGATGGAGCGCACCGAGCCCAGGAACAGGAAGATGACGATGACGACGATGATGAGCGTCTCGATGAGCGTGCTCACCACCTCGTCGATGGCGTTCTGGATGTAGTCCGTGCCGTCGAAGGCGACGCCGCCGTGGATCTGCTCCGGCAGGTCCTTCTTGAGCGAGTCCATCTCCTGGCGGATGCGCTGCATGACGTCCAGCGAGTTGGCGTTGGGCAGCGACCAGATGCCGACGAACACGGCCGTCTTCCCGTTGAGCGTCACGTCGGTGTCGTAGTCCTCGGCGCCCAGCACCACGTCCGCGACGTCCGACAGCCGCACCACCGCGCCACCATCCTTGCGGACGATGAGCTGCTTGAACTCCTCCACCGAACGCAGGCCCGTGTTCGCCGTGAGGTTCACCTGCACGAGCGAGCCCTTCGTCTGGCCCACGGCGGCGAGCGAGTTGTTCGTGGCGAGCGCCTGACGGACCTGGATGGGGCTGACGTTGAGGGCGGCCATCTGGTCCGGCTTCATCCACACCCGCATGGCGAACGTGCGCGCCCCGAGGATGTCCGCGCGCTGCACGCCCTCCACCGACGACAGCCGGGGCTGCACCACGCGCACCAGGTAGTCGGACAGCTCGTTCTGCTCGAGGAAGTCGGAGGTGAAGTTGAGGTACGCGACCGCGAACTGGCTGTCCGCGGACTCGATGCCCATCACGGGCACCTGGGATTCGGGAGGAAGGTCGCCACGCACCTGGTCGACCTTGGCGCTGATCTCACTCAGGGCGCGGTTGGCGTCGTAGTTGAGCTTGAGCCGGGCGCGGATGATGGAGATGTTCTGCGAGCTGGTGGACTCGACGTAGTCGATGCCGTCCGCCGCCGCGATGACGCGCTCCAGCGGCGTGGTGATGAAGCCACGGACGAGCTCCGCGTTGGCGCCGACGTAGACCGTGGTGACGGTGATGTCGGCGTTCTCGCTGCGCGGGTACTGCCGCACGTTGAGCGAGCGCAGGGCCTGCAGGCCAGCGATGATGATGATGAGGTTGACGACCAGCGCCACGACCGGACGCCGGATGAAGAGGTCGGTGAATTTCATGGGGTTCGCCTTCTTGCGTCCCTTAAGGGTTCACCGGCTGGGGTGCGACCTCGATGGGCGGCGCCAGCGCGTTGTTCACGACGACGGCCATGCCGTTCCTCAGCTTGAAGACGCCGCTGCTGACCACGGTCTGCCCGGGCTTCAGGCCGGACGTCACCGCGACGTAGTCACCCCGGCGCTCCCCCAGCCGCACGAACTGCTGCCGCGCCAGCAGGGCCGTCTTGCCCGCGGCGTCCTTGCCCTCGGAGAGGGTGAACACCGAGTCACCATAGGGAGCGAAGAGCACGGCGGTGGCGGGAATGGCCACCACCTGCTCGCTGGCGTCGGAGAGCACCTCCACGCTGACGAACATGCCGGGCAGCAGCCGGCCGTCCGCGTTGGGCACGGTGGCGCGCATGCGCACGTTGCGGGAGGACAGCTCCACCTCGGGGTTGATGGTGGTGAGGTCCCCCTCCCAGGACTCGCCCGGGAAGACGTCGACGCGCAGGCGCACCTTCTGGCCCTGCTTCACCTGGGCCAGCGCCTGCTGGGGCAGCTGGAACTCCACGAGCGCGGGGGTGGAGGACTGCAGGGACGCGATGGGGTTGCCCGGGGAGACGAGCTGTCCCAGCTCCACCTGGCGGATGCCGATGCGGCCATCGAAGGGGGCCCGGATGGTCTTCTTGGCGATGAGGGACTTCAGGTGGGCCACCGTGGCGGAGGACTGGAGCGCCCGCGCGCGGACGGCATCCAGCTCCGACTGGGTGTTGGCGCCCTGGGCGTTGAGCTTCTCGGCGCGCTCGCGGGTCAGCCGCGAGAGCTCCGCGTCGGCCTCGGCGCCGGCCAGCTGGGCCTGCTCGCTGGAGGTGTCGAGCTGGACGAGCACCTGGCCCTTCTTCACCGAAGCGCCGTTCTCGAAGCGGATGTCGTTGACGACGCCCGGCAGCTCCGCGCTCAGGGTCACGCCCCGGAGCGCCAGCACGGTGCCGACAGCGCTCCGGGTCCCCTGCCAGCCGAAGGACTCCGCCTGGGCGGACGTGACGGACTCCGGCGGCTGCACGAAGGTCTCGCCGGCGCTGATCATCGAGACGATCTGGCCCGCCTTGACGGCGGCGAGCCCCGCGAAGATTCCGAGCAGGAGCAGCACGCCGATGATCCACCGCTTGAGGCGGCTGGCTCGGGGCGGTGAGGCGGGAGGCACTTCAGGAGCAGAGGCATGCATCGTGGCACCCACGGGCTGACGGGAGCAGCCGTGTCAGGGAATGCGCCGCCCTCTAGCCGAACCTTCGTGCGTTTGCGCCCTTGAAAATCTGTTCAGGTTGTGACCACTCCCTGGGTTGGCCTGACGCGCATTTTTTCGTGCGGGCACGTGACGACGTCGTTACTGGCGCGCTCCCTGACACTTTGGGGAGGGTAGTGCGGAGCACCACGTTCCAGAAGAATGGCTCTCCCGTACGATTTGCCCGCCAATGCTTTCCGGCTGAGCCCGCGCAGCGCGACTGGGAACTCAAGAGGAGGCAGTCATGCATGGTCATTCGGTCGAGAGAGTGCGCGATGAAATCGCAAGCACGAGGAGGCCGTGGCCCGTCCTGCTCGCTGCGCTCTTGATGGGCGCCACGGGCTGCCACCATGCCGGACGGCACGCGGTGGCGCAGCAGATGCAGGCATCATTCAAGGAGGCCCGCCTGAGCGAATCGCTCAATGACGAGCGGGAACTGTCTCAGAAGATGCTTGATTTGGAACTGGCCGCCGTACGGCGCTCCGTGGACGTCGAGCGCGACAATGCCCTCACGCTGATCCTGGGGCAGCCACTGGCAGGTGGCGGAGGCAACAGCGAGTGCAGTCCCAGGTGGAGCGGCGGGAAGGCGGGCAGCCTGCTGTGCGACATCGACTTTCGCATTGAGCGGCTCCTGTCGGTCCAGAACCAATGCCTCATGGGTTCGACTGACGGAGTGGCCTGCGCCGAAGCACCCGTGCTCGGCCAGGTTCAAGCCTATGTGGCATTCCAGAACAAGAAGGAGCGCAATGAGGCCTCGCTCAAGGAGCTGGGGCGGATGATCAACCTCATGCGCAAGTCGCAAGGGCTCTCCGCGCTGCCATTGACGTGTTCGACGAGCGGGCTCGAAGCACTCAAGGCCCCCCTCTCCAAGGCGAGCCCCGGGGAGGCTGGAATCGCCATGGCTCAAGTCTATGTCACCGACTGCACCGATTCGCTCGCCGCCCAGCCACCGCGGATAGACACCGGCCTCATCCCGGACGCGCAGCGTGAGCTCGATGCGCTCTCCACGGACTTGGATCAATCCTCCACGAACGCGAAGACAGCCGGGCAGGAGTTCGACGCGGCCCTCGCTGCTTACGATGAAGCGGTGTCCAAGGGGAGCGACGTCAAGGCGGCCTTGGAGAGCTTGAAGACGAAGCTCGATCTGCTTGGCTCCGCCAAGGGCAACGCACACCTCCCCGAAAAAGCCGCCGAGGCCGCTGCGCGGTACGACGCAGTGGTCCTCGCCATCAACCACATCCTCGAAGGCAAGCCGGGGGACACGAGCGGTATCGAGCAGGTATTGGTGACGGCGATCGACATCGACAAGCTCGCGAAAGCGGAGAGGCTGCCCGTCCTGCTGCTTGAAGCGGAGCGACTGCGGGGCCAGGCAGAAGCAGCCAATGCCCGCCTGACGCATGCGGAGCGGCAGCGCACCCTGCTTCGGACGCGCATCGAGGCGCTTCGGGATGAGCTCCGCCTGCTCCTGGAGGCGCGGCGGATTGCGACGGGCCCCGCACGTGCCTGTGCCACGGCCAAACCCTCCTTGATGGAGTCACTCCAAGAGGCGAGTGGCACTTGCAAGATCGACCTCGCGACCGCGCTCATTCACTACGGGAACTCATGGTCCATCGGGGAGCGACGGGCACGTATCGCCCTGGTCCAGCTCAACGGTGACCTCCATCAGCAGGCGCTCGATCTCTCCGCGGTTGCCCTCAGGCAGTGGGAGAACGTCCTGGCGGTCCCCATCAATGCCGTGGTGGAGCGGCATGCCGGCGGCGTGAAACCCGAGGACCTGGCGCGCCTCCTCGTGGAGATCGCAGGTTTCACCGCTGTGGGCCTCGCCACCGCGCTGTAACCCCTCACCCAAGGATGGGACGATGATCGGCACTCGATGGATGTGGGTCGGATGCACCCTGGTGGTGATGGGCTGCGGTGGCGTAGGGCCCGAGGTCCGCATC
This DNA window, taken from Corallococcus coralloides DSM 2259, encodes the following:
- a CDS encoding LysE family translocator, which gives rise to MTVTSSLLTFLVAAGILAITPGVDTAMVLRTSAIEGTRRAGFAALGICLGCLVWGGAVALGLGALLAASQLAYTALSWAGAAYLVWLGIGLLRKPRSSFVADDAVHGAEVQHGAMDWLRRGVLTNVLNPKVGVFYVTFLPQFVPPDVPVVAYTFGLAAIHVVVGAMWFALLIRVTAPLGRVLRRPAFMKTMDRLTGCVFIAFGAKLALSRR
- a CDS encoding efflux RND transporter periplasmic adaptor subunit; the encoded protein is MHASAPEVPPASPPRASRLKRWIIGVLLLLGIFAGLAAVKAGQIVSMISAGETFVQPPESVTSAQAESFGWQGTRSAVGTVLALRGVTLSAELPGVVNDIRFENGASVKKGQVLVQLDTSSEQAQLAGAEADAELSRLTRERAEKLNAQGANTQSELDAVRARALQSSATVAHLKSLIAKKTIRAPFDGRIGIRQVELGQLVSPGNPIASLQSSTPALVEFQLPQQALAQVKQGQKVRLRVDVFPGESWEGDLTTINPEVELSSRNVRMRATVPNADGRLLPGMFVSVEVLSDASEQVVAIPATAVLFAPYGDSVFTLSEGKDAAGKTALLARQQFVRLGERRGDYVAVTSGLKPGQTVVSSGVFKLRNGMAVVVNNALAPPIEVAPQPVNP
- a CDS encoding efflux RND transporter permease subunit, yielding MKFTDLFIRRPVVALVVNLIIIIAGLQALRSLNVRQYPRSENADITVTTVYVGANAELVRGFITTPLERVIAAADGIDYVESTSSQNISIIRARLKLNYDANRALSEISAKVDQVRGDLPPESQVPVMGIESADSQFAVAYLNFTSDFLEQNELSDYLVRVVQPRLSSVEGVQRADILGARTFAMRVWMKPDQMAALNVSPIQVRQALATNNSLAAVGQTKGSLVQVNLTANTGLRSVEEFKQLIVRKDGGAVVRLSDVADVVLGAEDYDTDVTLNGKTAVFVGIWSLPNANSLDVMQRIRQEMDSLKKDLPEQIHGGVAFDGTDYIQNAIDEVVSTLIETLIIVVIVIFLFLGSVRSILVPVVAIPVSLIGTVFLMQVFGFTVNLLTLLAVVLSVGLVVDDAIVVVENVERHLRAGLRPVDAAIKSARELVGPIIAMTLTLAAVYAPIAFQGGLTGSLFREFALTLAGAVTLSGVVALTLSPMMSSVLLKAGHEDMGLAGVINRGFERLRAAYARTLDSSLLVRGPIYAAWIFLSLLALVMFNQSARELAPVEDQDFVIGIMSTPSNSTLDQLKPSVTKTSELLMDMPESSFNFQIVQPSNGFWGLVLKPFKERQRTTAQVMAEAQERVNTIPAVQTFTLQPPALPGGGNFPVEFVIASTAEADELLGFAQQLQEKATQSGLFAFPPIIDVKLDQPQSELEVDREKVAQLGLNLGTVGQDLGSAVGGNFVNRFNIAGRSYKVIPQVLRSSRLTPEQLKDIHVTGPDGKLVALSAIASLKDKVAPRSLNRFQQLNAVKLSGVAIRPLDEALTYLETEAARILPAGYRIDYTGESRQLRTEGDSFAPAFGLAVVLIFLVLAAQFNSFRDPLIILAGSVPLALFGALVTTFLRMPNPMMPYFTDSFTTTLNIYSQVGLVTLVGLIAKNGILIVDFANRLQEEGKSKLEAVKEAASERLRPILMTTVATVAGHFPLVLVSGPGAAARNSIGLVLVTGMALGTLFTLYFVPAIYLLIAKTRTVATSDAAELQQAPDAAA